In the genome of Capra hircus breed San Clemente chromosome 17, ASM170441v1, whole genome shotgun sequence, one region contains:
- the RHOF gene encoding rho-related GTP-binding protein RhoF, whose amino-acid sequence MDAAGAPAPAATAAPGSGRKELKIVIVGDGGCGKTSLLMVYSQGSFPEHYAPSVFEKYTASVTVGSKEVTLNLYDTAGQEDYDRLRPLSYQNTHLVLICYDVMNPTSYDNVLIKWFPEVTHFCRGIPMVLIGCKTDLRKDKEQLRKLRAAQLEPITYTQGQSACEQIRAALYLECSAKFRENVEDVFREAAKVALSALKKAQRQKQHRLCLLL is encoded by the exons ATGGACGCtgctggggccccggccccggccgcaACCGCCGCCCCGGGCTCCGGCCGGAAGGAGCTGAAGATTGTGATCGTAGGCGACGGCGGCTGCGGCAAGACTTCGCTGCTCATGGTGTACAGCCAGGGCTCTTTCCCCGAG CACTACGCCCCATCCGTGTTCGAGAAGTACACAGCCAGCGTGACCGTGGGCAGCAAGGAGGTGACCCTGAACCTCTACGACACCGCCG GGCAGGAAGATTACGACCGGCTTCGGCCCCTGTCCTACCAGAACACCCATCTCGTGCTCATCTGCTATGACGTCATGAACCCCACTAGCTACGACAACGTTCTCATCAAG TGGTTCCCTGAGGTCACACATTTCTGTCGTGGGATCCCCATGGTGCTCATTGGCTGCAAGACAGACCTGAGGAAGGACAAGGAGCAGCTGCGCAAGCTCCGGGCAGCCCAGCTGGAGCCCATCACCTACACACAG GGCCAAAGCGCCTGTGAGCAGATCCGGGCCGCCCTCTACCTGGAATGTTCTGCCAAGTTTCGGGAGAATGTGGAGGACGTCTTCCGGGAGGCCGCCAAGGTTGCCCTCAGTGCTCTGAAAAAGGCACAGCGGCAGAAACAACACCGGCTTTGCTTGCTGCTCTGA